A window of Equus caballus isolate H_3958 breed thoroughbred chromosome 10, TB-T2T, whole genome shotgun sequence contains these coding sequences:
- the PPP1R37 gene encoding protein phosphatase 1 regulatory subunit 37: METPPQEAPPGPGADDAAEEAPAEARSPSPASPPADGRLKAAAKRVTFPSDEDIVSGAVEPKDPWRHAQNVTVDEVVGAYKQACQKLNCRQIPKLLRQLQEFTDLGHRLDCLDLKGEKLDYKACEALEEVFKRLQFKVVDLEQTNLDEDGASALFDMIEYYESATHLNISFNKHIGTRGWQAAAHMMRKTSCLQYLDARNTPLLDHSAPFVARALRIRSSLAVLHLENASLSGRPLMLLATALKMNMNLRELYLADNKLNGLQDSAQLGNLLKFNCSLQILDLRNNHVLDSGLAYICEGLKEQRKGLATLVLWNNQLTHTGMAFLGMTLPHTQSLETLNLGHNPIGNEGVRNLKNGLIGNRSVLRLGLASTKLTCEGAVAVAEFIAESPRLLRLDLRENEIKTGGLMALSLALKVNHSLLRLDLDREPKKEAVKSFIETQKALLAEIQNGCKRNFVLAREREEKEQRLQLSASMPEITVTEPQPGQEPGDEPAAEAQENGAPGPAPGPDSDSDSDSEGEDGEEEDGERAEAPCPALVPPTDSLHPGDRSPPGSPSSLTEQRISVSSPGRGHKVFVVTRVESPPERAEPPVPPAPPSPPAPPCPPSPPALSSPPPSPALPPAAAVGTWDPGSSEPQPQAEPPQPGPPLPNGLKPEFALALPPEPPPGPEAKTGSCGLEHELSCSKNEKELEELLLEASQESGQETL, from the exons CCCAGAACGTGACGGTGGACGAGGTCGTCGGCGCCTACAAGCAGGCCTGCCAGAAGCTGAACTGCAGACAGATCCCCAAGCTCCTCAGGCAGCTCCAG GAGTTCACGGACCTCGGGCACCGCCTCGACTGTCTGGACCTGAAAG GTGAGAAGCTCGACTACAAGGCCTGTGAGGCCCTGGAAGAGGTCTTCAAGAGGCTGCAGTTCAAGGTCGTGGATCTGGAGCAGACGAACCTGGACGAGGAT GGAGCCTCGGCGCTCTTCGACATGATCGAGTACTATGAGTCAGCCACCCACCTCAACATCTCCTTCAACAAGCACATCGGCACCCGGGGCTGGCAGGCCGCTGCCCACATGATGCGCAAG ACAAGCTGCCTGCAGTACCTGGACGCCCGGAACACACCCCTGCTGGACCACTCGGCACCCTTCGTGGCCCGTGCCCTGCGCATCCGCAGCAGCCTGGCGGTGCTGCACCTGGAGAACGCcagcctgtcgggccggcccctcatgcTGCTCG ccaCAGCCCTGAAGATGAACATGAATCTGCGGGAGCTGTACCTAGCTGACAACAAGCTCAACGGCCTGCAGGACTCAGCCCAGCTGGGCAACCTGCTCAAGTTCAACTGCTCCCTGCAGATCCTGGACCTCCGtaacaaccacgtgctggactcAG GTCTGGCCTACATCTGCGAGGGCCTcaaggagcagaggaaggggctGGCGACCCTGGTGCTGTGGAACAACCAGCTCACGCACACGGGCATGGCCTTCCTGGGCATGACGCTG CCACACACCCAGAGCCTGGAGACGCTGAACCTGGGCCACAACCCCATCGGCAATGAGGGCGTGCGTAACCTCAAGAACGGCCTCATCGGCAACCGCAGCGTGCTGCGCCTCGGCCTGGCCTCCACCAAGCTCACGTGCGAGG GCGCGGTGGCAGTGGCGGAGTTCATCGCCGAGAGCCCCCGCCTCCTGAGACTGGACCTTCGGGAGAACGAGATCAAGACGGGCGGGCTCATGGCACTGTCGTTGGCCCTCAAGGTGAACCATTCCCTGCTGCGCCTGGACCTTGACCGTGAGCCCAAGAAGGAGGCG GTGAAGAGCTTCATCGAGACGCAGAAGGCGCTGCTCGCTGAGATCCAGAATGGCTGCAAGCGCAACTTTGTGCTGGCGCGTGAGCGGGAGGAGAAGGAGCAGCGGCTGCAGCTGTCAGCCTCCATGCCCGAGATCACCGTCACCGAGCCCCAGCCCGGCCAGGAGCCTGGGGACGAGCCCGCCGCCGAGGCGCAGGAGAATGGGGCCCCAGGGCCCGCGCCCGGGCCAGACTCAGACTCAGACTCAGACTCCGAGGGCGAGGACGGGGAGGAGGAGGACGGGGAGAGGGCGGAggccccctgccccgccctggTGCCCCCCACGGACTCCCTGCACCCTGGGGACAGGAGTcccccaggcagcccctcctccctcaccgaGCAGCGCATTTCCGTGTCCAGCCCGGGCCGGGGCCACAAGGTGTTTGTGGTGACCCGGGTGGAGAGTCCACCTGAGAGGGCAGAGCCACctgtgccccctgcccctccttccccccCTGCCCCTCCTTGTCCGCCCTCCCCCCCTGCCTTATCCTCCCCGCCGCCCTCACCTGCTCTACCGCCAGCTGCGGCTGTTGGCACTTGGGACCCCGGGTCATCGGAGCCTCAGCCACAGGCAGAGCCGCCTCAGCCAGGGCCACCCCTGCCCAACGGCCTGAAGCCCGAGTTTGCCCTCGCACTGCCCCCAGAGCCACCCCCGGGGCCTGAGGCCAAGACGGGCAGCTGTGGCCTAGAACACG AACTGAGCTGCTCCAAGAACGAGAAGGAGCTCGAGGAGCTGCTTCTGGAAGCCAGTCAGGAATCCGGGCAGGAGACACTGTGA
- the NKPD1 gene encoding NTPase KAP family P-loop domain-containing protein 1 isoform X2 gives MHKHYTVHFAKGALPPGTPTECYFLDPELGHQKDILTEDDVYCSCLAKTLCHVPVPVTVGFYASFGCRLHMMLDKITALMQQEAEQREAEELRRVQWRPRSVRGWGFPQLLWYLVFLRPVITEVHLRRKNVKFLFIRFSAWQYAGTDKLWAGLVTTLCEGIRHHYGALPFSVYSVLGNKPGTSPGLCQREWHCRLRVCLALLALLAALCLGVGLLYLSVGARAPGHGGASLLRVFGGAATTLSGSGLLMAVYSVGKHLFVSQRKKIERLVSREKFGSQLGFMCEVKKEVELLTDFLCFLEIYQRRRLRVVLEVTGLDTCYPERVVGVLNAMNTLLSDSHAPFIFILVVDPSILAACLENAGSMKGTADNGYLFLNRTVTLPFSVPIMGRRTKLRFLHDAVQSRDDLLYRELTRKLRPPCGGAGGEGEELLEGETQAGGERAQGRIDAEAARRIQEALFCLHDERDCLYEYVPDNVVSMRRIVNTVPITVRLLQQQQGSFGGPTPRQAVAWVVLANQWPCRLSWALQCLEDRQQAGGAPEASARLWDVFCDNSCELHTMTKALQNVLDLDGDPELFERFLGADFPFTVREAQSLLRCTVNLDHSIRRRMGLIRAVSALKPPEPPKSHAGDDPHATTGANSPRAAVSGHTAGHAPAQGNEARHPRDRAHGGKPRTMA, from the exons ATATCCTGACAGAGGATGACGTCTACTGCAGCTGCCTGGCCAAGACCCTCTGCCACGTGCCTGTCCCCGTGACGGTGGGTTTCTACGCCTCCTTCGGCTGCCGCCTGCACATGATGCTGGACAAGATCACTG cgCTGATGCAGCAGGAGGCGGAGCAGCGCGAGGCCGAGGAGCTGCGGCGCGTGCAGTGGCGGCCGCGGTCGGTGCGCGGCTGGGGCTTCCCGCAGCTGCTGTGGTACCTGGTGTTCCTGCGGCCTGTCATCACCGAGGTGCACCTGCGGCGCAAGAACGTGAAGTTCCTGTTCATCCGCTTCAGCGCCTGGCAGTACGCGGGCACCGACAAGCtgtgggccggcctggtgaccaCGCTGTGCGAGGGCATCCGCCACCACTACGGCGCGCTGCCCTTCAGCGTGTACTCGGTGCTGGGCAACAAGCCGGGCACGTCGCCGGGCCTCTGCCAGCGCGAGTGGCACTGCCGGCTCCGCGTGTGCCTGGCGCTGCTGGCGCTGCTGGCCGCGCTGTGCCTGGGGGTGGGCCTGCTCTACCTGTCGGTGGGCGCCCGCGCGCCGGGCCACGGCGGCGCCAGCCTGCTGCGCGTGTTCGGCGGCGCGGCCACCACGCTGTCGGGCTCGGGGCTGCTCATGGCCGTGTACTCGGTGGGCAAGCACCTGTTCGTGAGCCAGCGCAAGAAGATCGAGCGGCTGGTGTCGCGCGAGAAGTTCGGCAGCCAGCTGGGCTTCATGTGCGAGGTGAAGAAGGAGGTGGAGCTGCTCACCGacttcctgtgcttcctggagaTCTACCAGCGGCGCCGGCTGCGCGTCGTGCTCGAGGTCACCGGGCTGGACACGTGCTACCCTGAGCGCGTGGTGGGCGTGCTCAACGCCATGAACACGCTGCTGTCCGACAGCCACGCGCCCTTCATCTTCATCCTGGTGGTGGACCCCAGCATCCTGGCCGCGTGCCTGGAGAACGCCGGCTCCATGAAGGGCACGGCCGACAACGGCTACCTCTTCCTCAACCGCACCGTCACGCTGCCCTTCTCCGTGCCCATCATGGGCCGCCGCACCAAGCTGCGGTTCCTGCACGACGCCGTGCAGAGCCGCGACGACCTGCTCTACCGCGAGCTGACGCGCAAGCTGCGGCCGCCGTGCGGGGGCGCGGGCGGCGAGGGCGAGGAGCTCCTGGAGGGGGAGACGCAGGCGGGGGGCGAGCGCGCGCAGGGCCGCATCGACGCCGAGGCGGCGCGCCGCATCCAGGAGGCTCTCTTCTGCCTGCACGACGAGCGCGACTGCCTCTACGAGTACGTGCCCGACAACGTGGTGTCCATGCGGCGCATCGTCAACACCGTGCCCATCACCGTGCGCctgctgcagcagcagcagggcagCTTCGGGGGCCCCACGCCGCGCCAGGCCGTGGCGTGGGTCGTGCTGGCCAACCAGTGGCCGTGCCGCCTCAGCTGGGCGCTGCAGTGCCTGGAGGACCGGCAGCAGGCCGGGGGCGCGCCCGAGGCCAGCGCGCGCCTCTGGGACGTGTTCTGCGACAACAGCTGCGAGCTGCACACTATGACCAAGGCGTTGCAGAACGTGCTCGACCTGGACGGCGACCCCGAACTTTTCGAGCGCTTCCTGGGCGCCGACTTCCCCTTCACGGTGAGGGAGGCGCAGAGCCTGCTGCGCTGCACCGTCAACCTGGACCACTCCATCCGCCGCCGCATGGGCCTCATCCGGGCTGTCAGCGCGCTCAAGCCGCCTGAGCCGCCCAAGTCCCATGCTGGCGACGACCCCCACGCCACCACTGGAGCCAACTCCCCTCGGGCGGCTGTGTCAGGCCACACTGCAGGGCACGCCCCTGCACAAGGCAACGAAGCCCGCCACCCCCGGGACCGGGCACACGGGGGCAAGCCAAGGACCATGGCCTGA